The genomic segment ATCCTCCATTAATCACGGTTAACCTTCCTGCCTGGAGcagaaatgaaaagcaaaacAGCCAGAATTCAAAAACACTTACAAAAGATAAATTACCTTGTTAGCCTTTTCCCTGAGAGAGTTTTGGGGAGATTCAGAACATCTCACGACAGAATCTTTATTTTCGCTAAAATAGGAATATGCAATTGAAAATTGTTCATCATCCTTTCTCCTCAGAATTGACTCAAGTAGGCACACAGCTTTCATGCGAgcctgaaaaacaaaaattcccgggaagttttttttttttatcagaaagagatacattataagaaaataagcAGTTCATAAAAAACTctccaagaaacaaaaataataaatactgcAAAACAAATTGTACGCAAAGacaatcaagaaataaatagaaactTTAACCACTATAAAACAAACGACAATTTTAAGCAATTAGGAAAAAGGAGTTCATGTATGTGCGCTGGTGGTGTTTGGGAAAGAGTAATATCATTTCACATCATTAAAAATAGGCAAACATAAGAAATCATGCCTGCCACACAGGAGATTGAAGCTTGGATTCAAGGGCATGACTTAGAGCCAATACATTCAACTTTGCTGCCTCCTCTAGAAAAGCTTGAATGGCATCACGGGTAGGTTGTAGCCGCACACCACCAGATGTCACTATGGTCTCTAACAACTTCTCCTCGCGAGTCTTACTCTCTGTATAGCGTGAGCTGGAGTCCTCCTTTTTTGTTTCTGCATTCATTACTCTCGAGTCCTGGCCCCAAGGTCCCGTGGCCACATTCTTAGAAACTCCAGAACTACCCTGAGCTTCATTGTTCAACTGAACTGGTTGATATCTATCCGAGGAGTCATTTTCTATGGTCAATGACCGATGAAGATTTGGGCTCTTGTAGCTCCCATTATCATTCTTTCTTAACGAATGACTTTGTGTTAGGCTAGTAATTCCCTGCTTGATAGACGCACTACCAAGACCAACTACCTCGGTAAGGAACGATTTTTTATCTTCATATGGCATATCAAAATTCGTATTCCCAAAACCTTGTATTCGTTTGTTAAGATTTTCAGCAGGAGCAGCTGGCTTACCATTCTCCTCAGAAAAAATAGCAGAGATAGTCTCATGAGCTGTATCCCTCACTGCTTTGTTAAGGGCATCCCCCTTCAAAGAATCCATCTGACCCTTGTAATGAAACAACTGACGCACAGCTGCAGAATGTCTTTGCATTTCCCTTCTGAACTCTCCACCAGACTTTCCCACAGCATATTTTATCAATCTCAACGCCTGCACACaattcaaccataaaaaaaggTGCGAGTTTACGAAATTAATCttaaatggctcattaaataacaaaatgaagATCTAAGAAGAGAAGGGAGTACCTTTTGTTTAACAACGGGACTCTTGTGGTCGAGCCTCTTGAGTATAAAGTCGGAGACCTCTTTGACAATAGTAACATGAGAAGACCTCAAGAGCTCACAAATCTCTTCCAATTTGTAAACAGGAGTGACTTTGTCTTCATCAGATGTTGCTCCATCGATCATCCTCGATCTCCAGTACGATTCCACCGCTCTCCTGCTCGAATCCATCTCTCCTCCAAACCCTAAATCTACTTGAATTACAAAGAAATCGAGGATCGGAGATCGAACTCGCGAATTTGGGATTGAGAAATGGACGtgattaatatatttaagttaattagggttttccttttttagagagagagagagctctaGATCGCAGGGCGGGGGGTCGAAATGTGTAgggagaaaagaagaagctgGTAAaggttcttgaaataaaaaaataaaataaaataaaataaaaaagcccgAGTCAGATAAGTAGGGGTGACTCGCCGACGTGTTTGCTTAATTTTGGTTGGTCCTGTGAAGGTGACACGAATATTATAGTGGTTTGGGCTGCGCCACCCGcgcagatttttatttttttttaattattgttggtgtttttatttttacatatatatatatttatttatttattttggacttATTCTGTTTTGTTCAGGTTTTAAAAGCCCAAGGCACAAAAACTtcagttacttttttttttttttttaatggaggaAGATGGGATTTGAGAGGAAACACTTTTCTTTCacgaatttaatttttaataagataCTTCTCAACGAATGTCTCGTCCATTGAATTTTCCAAACGTGATATATTTTGGACAgaattaatttgtgttttacttattaaaattgaattgatgggtaattttcctttttaattttaaaggaggCTAGCGATAACTTACTTCtatcaaatattattcaattgaaataatgtattttatttttttgtttaacttttcaaaaataaattttatttttaattttattcttaatattaaattattttgagaggGGTcgtagatttatatttttttattttaatttttaacattatattttttaaaagtgagatttcataacttttttattttcttatgaatttattttaatatcgtAACTTAGATTACGAGTTTTACAAGTTAATCTTtattgatttaagtttttttgttttttataattgatttttttaattcatctttcaacaataatttgtaagaaattaatctttataagtgttttttaatttgttttttataaaattattttgatattataactCATGTCACAAGTTTGGCAAGttgactctattttttttttagtctttcataacttgagtaattttttaattgagcttcatattattttttttaattttcttttcataggTTTATCATCTAAGTCGTGGATTTAAAATGTTGACGTGAGTGgacttggtttattttttaatagaatatattcttaaaaagttACCCTCCAACAACTcaaccttctttttttatttattttttttaattttatatttcaatacgAGGTTATCTATGAATTAGACTTCGTAAACTTTTTCAATATGGTTTTTGTGGAGTTATTTTagtctcataaaaaaaaattagtttcaacctttaacattagatttttctaaaatagagttttataatttttttatttgtttttttataaagttactTCAGTCTCATAATCTTTGTTGCGGGTTTAACATATTATCCTAAATTAACttgggttgattttttatttttttttaattgatttttttatttcattctttaacattgagCTGGTTGGAAATtgggtttcataatttatttattttgttttctatgaggttattttaatctcatgatcGGGGTTACGGGTTTgcgtgtttggaagtgtggttgtggttatttttcaaagtatttttcaatcaGAAAagtatgtcaataatattttttttaattttaaaaaaaattatttttgagatcagcaccttaagatgatttgaaaatatcaaaaatatattaatttaaagaaaaaaaaatcaaattttttcaaaagcgcttttcaAATGCAGTGCCAAACGCCTTCCAGGTTAACCAATATTGACTCGtgtagttttttaattttatttttatcttttaatatttagttgattagaaattgattttcacaattattttaattttctttgtataagattattattatcTCATAATCTGAATCGTTGACTTGACAGATTAATCTGAATCGATccaataaatcattttaatattttaaaaaatatatatcatccaATAGgttaacatattaatattttaaaaaatatccaatatgtattataatttgaatttattattaaaaaaattattagaatatATGTTAGCAATACttgaatgtttattttatattataaaaaaaatgatcgtAGCACGGCCAATGATACAGTATTTGCTAAGAATGGAAAGGGCAGGTAGCGTTGAAGGtacattcattcattcatttattaTGAATAAGTCTATTTTATCTCATGTTAATAATCCCAGGATTACATAGTATTAGAaggggaaaataaaataagtcgCACAACACTGTGATTCAAGACACAAAAGactagaataataaaataatttttttgttttattgaaaaaaaaactaacaaagcTTGTTATTGGAGGAAAAATTATCCAGGACATTCATTAGATATTACCAAATTAATTGAGAATAAATTGATttgtacactttttttttcacataaaaatgaCTTTGATAcactcaaaaaatatatatatatagtttttgtcCAAGggtttctctattttttcaatattctttgcataatataattatattaatacccttaaaagaaaaaaaaatatttttgaacctgcaaaaacatgcttttttatctttttattttttcaacatagtaaaatgacaaaattaacattaaaataaaaaaaaaatctaatgctAGTGTCCAAAGgtgttttcatcttttcttgtgGTTTTTTCTGTAATATCTAGGTTTATTTAGGTGtcatttgttaatttaaaaatataaatattattaaaaacaaaaaatttgttGACGTGTATAATGTCATCTGACAATTAAATATCACCTTCTATGGTGGTGTTGGAATCATCAAGGTGACCCCTTCATGATTTGGCGGTGTAAGCTGTCAACACACTTCTAGTTTGTTGACCTTtaggtcatatatatatatatatatcaaagttGAAGACTTAgttgaaaataaactttaaacttgttttatacaaaaaatacatcaataagTATGAATAAAGTCCAAgaagaaagtaaaatgaaaacttagtttaaatattcattttagtaCTCAAAATGTAAATCTGCATACCCTACTTgataatacaaattaaaatgaatgcaCATATTTCACTTTTCATGTATTTAAAAGGATTGATAAAAGTGTTCTAAAAATTCACTTaggattaaaattaataaatctggAATTTTACATGAACCGATTAATCGTTTGGTGATACCAAATGAACTAGCAGACCACTTGTTCATCCATAATGAACACCTAAGAATTCTATAGGAACCGGTCGATCGATTAGCTTAATTAATCTAAACCAATCGACTATTTCAGTCGTCAGTGGATCTATAACAACTAGTTTTTGCTAGAAACATATAAATAGCTTCTTTGATTGTAAAATTAAGGAGAAAATCCAAACTTATATCATATATAAGTTATTTTAAGAGCAAAATCACTTCAAAAATCATTAATCCTTAATCATACTCATATTTGTATATTGAAACCTATATAATCTTGCACAAGAGTATACATTCACATTCTCACAACACTTAAACACTTTCTAATACATTAAGTATTATCTAATGAGATATTAAGatacttatatttttaattgtaaaatccACCTATTGAGAGAGTAATTCCGGGATAAAATTACATTTGTAAACctttaaaagtttgaaaaaaacttttggtGAGGTATcgtcactaaaaaaaaatctgaaagagTGAATATTTTTAAGTGGTGTGAAAAAAACTGGGTATGGATTcattaaatgataattatatcTTTTGATTTGGATTAGTGAAAGAATATAATTCTCAAGTATAATTTGGTATTTAAGGTGTGGATGTAGACTTgtcaaatcatgttaaaaaCTAAGTTTTCAATGTCTCTCTCTTATCTTGTATTTTaagcactttaattatattattgattattctatttaattgaattaaattgtattatttgttaatattaatggaACATCTAATTCACTCATCTTAGGTGTTATTGTTGTCTTAATCCTAAAACAACACAATTTGATGTtaataacttttattattattatttattcttttttctctccttgatTTTCACACCTaaccttttaaaatttcaagataaccATATGATTGTTTTCTCCATCAAATTTagttcttgttattttaattactatttattttatatgaaataaattatcaaattggatttttttttaatttcatcttcttttaatttttttcatatgtcaATTTTGGTCTCCATTCTTttgtttactatttattttatttaagataatttaaaaagagttgTTTTTGcgatttcatccttcatttttttcctatcaaatttaattcttattgttttaattgctattttttttactgataatttttttaaattgatatttattttttgattttatctttttacattaaattaGATGGGGATTGAGATTCTTGATTGGGCCCGTATCTAGAATTTCATATATTACAAAATTGAGAAATTATTGTATATTTAAGAGATTTTCCTGAGcttgcttgtttttttcttttttaattttttttttaatttgtcgtttagcatttatttaattggaaattgaactccattattaaattttttaaaatttgttttctgttagattttttacttattttgaaaataatttgagttatCTCGCCCTTCAACATCATACTgtttaataattaagttttataattttatttaatttattttttatgggattatcCCTGTATCACAACCAAGTCATAGGTTTTGCATGTTGACTTGGCTGGAATTAAGTCGGGTTCTTCTTACCTTTTTTGgattatattttctctcttcaattttatcctttaatattttgtttactttgttttttttttttcattttactttctataaagttattgtgttctcatttaattttttcttcgttattaaataagatattttgaaatttgatttttttaaataatttttttatttttattttatcttttaatatttgattgatttaaaattagtttttattctctgttttttttttaacttacttTCTATgtggtttttctaattttataccCATGATcacatattaacaaattaacttagattttctcaggtttttttttgttgtttttttcttgagaaatgattttttttatttcaccctatttttatttttataattgagctttaataattttatttaatttaattttgatctcaattttattttgataggttaacAGTCCGATTGCATATTTAACATACTAATCTTAGATGGGCATGAGTCGgttttattgactttttttgtCATGAGTTTTTTTCGCTTTAtttatcattgtattttttattcattttattaaattaatcaagtttattaaaattaattaaatcaacgACCaaagtgggtttttttttttaaaaaaaaacacacaattatATTGGCACGGGCCATCTAGTTTTATCTGAATGCGTGCATCAAGGAAACCCATCAGGAAACGCTTGGCAAACTAGTATCACAATTCTTCAAAAGAaggaaacaaacaaaagaatcaAACTCCTAATGATAGGGGAAAAAGACAgcaaattattaaagaaaaaggacCTGGCCAAGATCATGATACAAATCCAATAAGATACCTAATTAGCAACCGCACTTGCAGCATCTACAGCATCATCTGATTCATCCACTACCATCTCATTTCTAAAGAGCATTTTAAGGTATGGAAGCACTCTAGGAAGCACAGGCAAATCTGCTATGTTTACACTCATCATATCAAAAGCAATGCATGTTTTATGCATATGCGTCTCATCAAATACAGGAATTTTTGGATATCTTTGGCTGAAGTGGGTAAGGATGATGCGGTATGCACCAGCCGAGTTTCCCACTTCTATGGCTTCCTCTGTTGTGCTGTGGTTTCTGGCTATAGCTTCCTCCACCAATGCATCCTCGAAAGTTGCCTGCATTATTATAGAACTAGCGGGGTCAATATGAATAAGTACTGGTGAGCTCAACACACTGCCAAGCTGCATGAGCACCTAGGGCTGTAAAGCAACTCTGTAATATAATTACATGGAAAGTATGTGAGCTACACACTGCCAAAAACTGAATAAGCATCTAGGGCTGTAAAGCAACTCTGTAATACAATTACATGGAAAGTATGTGTACAAAAAACATCCTCTGCCGTAATTTGTTAATAGTTTCTAAAACCTGTGCAgtcaaatttacaaaattcaCACCCattctttttcctattttaataattcaatacTTCATCTAGTTGCTAATGACCACTTATTTGACCACCTTTATCAAACCAATAgtgttttgaaatattaagaattctcaacaaaaaaaaatgatatattaatCAAATACAAAAGAACCTGATAACTTGCCTCGTGTACGAGAATGGTTGCTCCACGAGATGCTTCTACCAGTTCTGGACAAGGCCTGGTATCACCTGAGTACACAATCTTCCAACCTGGTATCACTTTTCCAACAGTGTTGATTCTCTCCGCAGCCTTCAAGGCAATACCAAATGCCTGAGGGCAGTGAACAACAGGAAAACTAATCAAAGCCTCCAGCCCTGCTTCACTGAGCATCTCCTTCAATCTCTTCAGACTTGGAAAAACCATGCCATTATAAACTGGACTGCCAGGTCTCTTCCAATAACTCTGCATACGGTTTCCTCTGGCAAACAAATTTGACTCGGTATTTAGAGTAGGATTTTTCATCTCTGCAAAATTATTTGGACTTCCTAGAGACATGTCATCCTTTTTTGATTCGCTATCATCCTCAAAAGCAACCCATGAAGCTTCAGTGGTGCTCCTACAATCAATGAATTGCATATCCAGGTCTTCTAGTCTTTGATATGCATCTAGAAATTTCTTGAGCTGCCAAGGCCCCACAACAAGTACAGGTTCATGGGTCATGCCTTTTAACAAGTCACGTCGCAGAGCAAGTATTCTTGCTAATCCAGTATGGTGATCTGCATGAATATGAGAAATCCAAATGCATCTTAAATTTCTCACGGCATTATCAGCACCCTCCACACCATACCTGTTGTCAGAGTACACcaatcataataatttaaaatatgaagaaaataacTTGCAATAAAGCAacatttaatcataattttttacagTGTTACCTTCTTTTTAGTTGTCCCAGGGTTCCTTCCCCACAATCTAGGAGCAAACTTCCTTTGGAGAAGAGATTAATATAGATAGAAGTAACATTTCGGTATTTAGAAGGCTGAGATGATCCCGTCCCCAAAAGGACCACCTCCAGGTCATCTCTCCTTATATTTTCCAAGCAACTAGGAAGAGTATTCTCTTCCAACCATGGCTCTTCGGTAAAGATCTTATTACCCTGGATAGCATTCATGTCTGCTTCCAATCCTCCAGGTCCACTCCAAAACTTGCGCACCTGTTGGGCAGCATCCACAATCTCTGGAATCTCAGTGAGCAACTCATTGATAATTTCTGAGGGAGCCATCAAACTTGGAATATTAGATTTGTCGAAGCCAAGATGAGCATGAGGACGCAAAGTGAACTGTTCAGCATAGAGATGCGCAACAACCATGTTATAAAAAGGAAGTGGCATCTAACTTAAGTAATTGTAAATGtagatactaaaaaaataataaaattaattttaaacattcaTCAACTCACCCAATTTATGGACTAGAAAATTGGACAATAACCAAAAGCATTTATCAAACATCATAGGTGTTGTTTGAGATGGCTCAGGAGACATATTCAGACAAAAAGGACAAAGTTCTTGAAAAGTATGACACCACCAAATCATCTAGGATCACAAGTAAAAATAGAGGGGCAGTCAATATAGCCTTCAACTAGTTTACAGGCTCATAATATGCTGCGAGTCAgatcaaaacattttttgaacatgaaaaaattatccaaTCCACAATGAACTATCTGGctttgttattaaacttgaccCAATGAGTTAACCTTGAAACCTCTCAATTTAACTTCATGCCTAacccgagtttaaaattaactcgTGGAGGAGTTGCCTCGATGTAACCTAATCGACTTGACAAATTCAAAAGCAACCTGAATTATCATTAAAACACATGGTTTGACTTTAAAGAACATTttaagatgatatcttttttatcgACTCTAGCTTCTCGTCTTAACACACCAAACCCACAACCCGGATCATGAATTTCACTAGGTtttacaactttattttttttaattaatttttacttaatgatatgataacaaaaataaatactaacaaaattaaacattaatcaAATACCATGATATTTGTTTGACActgtgataacctcataaaaagcaaactaaaacaaattataaaaaccaatttaaaattaacaaaatattaaaggatgaaattgaaaaaatcaaaagaaaaaaaaagtaaagatgaaattataaaaaaaggaaaaggaaaaaaaagggctAACTCCTTCAATGTTCACccattcttttagtttttagctAGTTTACAAAGAAGCGTTATGCTATGGGTTggaccaaaaaaaatttaacataaaaaatgtaaaTGCCATAGGAAACtttttgacattgttattaaattttgctCAACGAGTCaactttgaaaccttcaaacctGGCTCCTTGCCTAGTCTGAGTTTCAATTAAATGGTGGGAGTTGCCTTGGCGTGACCCTGTTAATTTAACAAATTCAAAGACAACTTGTGGCtggtaaaaacataattttgctttaaaaaaaatcaagatgacatctgttttttttttaatattgagatgacatATTGGATTGACCCGGGCTTCGCAGCTTCATCCACCAAACTCCTGACCCGAGTCATGGACTCCACCAGGTTTACtaactctattttttaaaactattttttacttaattatatggtAACAAAAATAGACGCTCACAAAATTGAACACCAACTAAATGTCAggacattataaaaaaaagaaacaacatgaaaaagaaatgaaactgaaaagaaagggaccaaattggaaaaaagaataaaaaaggaggGGCACATGCTTCACTATTCATATATTTCACCCTAGTTTGTAGTATAATATAATTCTCAAAACATCATTTCCAAAGTAATTGCTTGGTTATAAAGTTTAAGTCACTCAATCTAGTTGGACATGGAACACAAACTACATGAAACTTGGAATTGGATATGAAATGTAGTTGCTaatataaagtataaactcaAACTTTTACCACCGCATGCATTCAATGCAcatgtttgatgaaaataacCACAAAGCCTTTGCATTATGTTAGGAAGATGAAAAAGAAAGCTTTTTGATTTAGCAAACAGTGAATCGCATTCTCGAACATCAAATCACAAGGCTTTTGCAAAATGAAAAGGTTGTACTTACCTTGAGGAGATTCTCAGCTGATGTGTTTTCACACAACTTTGAGACACAACCCTGGCATGTGGAAAGAAAACCAGCAATTTAGTTGAAATAAAACATTTCCAAACAATAATCATCAACTACAAAGAATGTCTAAACAAACCTCGCCGGAAAGAATTGAGTCTGGTCTTGAGTTGTTAAGATGTGTGAGCGACCAAAATCCAGGAGCTGGAAAGAACTGAGGACACAAGTAATTAAGTCGTGCTGCAATTCTTGCACTGGATTTTAGAATAGGAATTTCCACATTCTTCCTGAAAAGAGCAAGAATGCCCAAAAAGAACTGTTCAGTGCACAGACAGGGGACATTTTTCTTTGGAGGAACCAGTGACAAATCACTCACATTTCATGTCCTGCCATAATGTGCTGGGCTGAACCAAATTTCTTCATCCACTTCTGATAAGTGGGGCTGCTTGTTACAGAAGCAGGACTTAGATGAATGATGCAATTCACAGTCTTACCACTTTGTGTTGGGTTACCTGAGAAATCCACATAGTAATTGTTGAGAGATTCCAAAGATAACAATTCCTGCACATGAGATTCTGTAGGGCAGTCAACAAGTAATACAATGGGACCAGGAACAGAAGGGTCCATCACATCACTAGGATGaacctgaaaaacaaaaaaaaatatacatgtcaAAACATGGAGCAAGCAGCAGTATAGGAGCACACAATAAATACACATGCCAAAACATGGAACAAGCAGCACTATAGGTACTGTGACAGCAATTAGGCAGTcacagtttttcttttcttttcttttcttttcttttatccttGACTGAGGAACCCACCATTATACTTTGGAGGTCGGACATCACTGATCTTCCTGATTGCAATTCCCTATATTTCGGCCCAGGTTTCAGACCAAGAGCTTTAGCTTTTTCTGGGTCAAATTTGCCCATAATCTCTGGCAACTCACAAAGATATATCACAGACATATCTCCAGGCTTTAGAGCAGATCCTTGTGACTGGCTTGGTCGTAAGAGAATCGCTGATATTTTGACAATCTCATCATTAATAAGAACAATGGGGTCTATAAACTTATTTGCATCTACCAGACCAACATTATTGGAACCAAAGCTCTTTGTGTGAACCATGGCAGCATGGGGAATGAAAGACTTCATTGCATCAACCAAATACTTGAGATCTGATGGACCCCATATGTTAACCTTCACAAAAACATAAACtgcactttaaaatataatagacAATAAATTATGGGAAAGAAAGTCAATTTAATACTTACTGACATTCCTTCTTCACCCATGCCAGCCAAAGTTAACAGCAAACCTGTTAGGAAACTTTAACACTTAGAATTTAGGGGCTGTAGCATTGGCGCATATTAAATGTCCAGCCAGATATCAGTAAAAATTGGTTCTTGAAGATACATCAagattttatgcattttttagTTATGAATTACATTCATAAGCATAATGAATTTGCAAGTACAATGTGGCAGCTGAGCTACAAGGACACAAACCTGGAATTCCACCAGCTGTT from the Populus nigra chromosome 1, ddPopNigr1.1, whole genome shotgun sequence genome contains:
- the LOC133671239 gene encoding protein MODIFIED TRANSPORT TO THE VACUOLE 1; the encoded protein is MDSSRRAVESYWRSRMIDGATSDEDKVTPVYKLEEICELLRSSHVTIVKEVSDFILKRLDHKSPVVKQKALRLIKYAVGKSGGEFRREMQRHSAAVRQLFHYKGQMDSLKGDALNKAVRDTAHETISAIFSEENGKPAAPAENLNKRIQGFGNTNFDMPYEDKKSFLTEVVGLGSASIKQGITSLTQSHSLRKNDNGSYKSPNLHRSLTIENDSSDRYQPVQLNNEAQGSSGVSKNVATGPWGQDSRVMNAETKKEDSSSRYTESKTREEKLLETIVTSGGVRLQPTRDAIQAFLEEAAKLNVLALSHALESKLQSPVWQARMKAVCLLESILRRKDDEQFSIAYSYFSENKDSVVRCSESPQNSLREKANKVLSLLGGEPLGNMVGNSVKAETAHVQMPDLMDTGDSDDFFGTDDSIKKQSEQHIVNPMTSTTPLIDDLFGDGVGTGVSTGEEQKNEDPFADVSFHTSEGREHGDDLFSGMTFDDKPGADENHMPANKNGPELFDIFGSNSEFLKGQENSETGVSDLMAGMSINDNVSNLQVTSPAVFSESLFSDLTSNPSHQVTNDALNGSLGLSATGINVNPLHPSGTVPYNMHPGIMLNPAFHSQPINYAAMGNFLAQQQFLATMSNIQHLSNLNVQNAGVSHASGTDGGGYSSALPDIFQSNFPNQAPTSTMNSSKKEDTRAFDFISDHVAAARDPKRVA
- the LOC133672285 gene encoding tRNase Z TRZ3, mitochondrial, which produces MSHISNLRLLLSPLNPTSRFPFSSKHRPYSLLTILSSSSPHPKRRHRTTPNHPSLNFRSRSKTTSRETRDGDKGQSMDESGKENFGFNKKRAEGRDNPKRNLQLKVRKLNPINTISYVQILGTGMDTQDTSPSVLLFFDKQRFIFNAGEGLQRFCTEHKIKLSKIDHIFLSRVCSETAGGIPGLLLTLAGMGEEGMSVNIWGPSDLKYLVDAMKSFIPHAAMVHTKSFGSNNVGLVDANKFIDPIVLINDEIVKISAILLRPSQSQGSALKPGDMSVIYLCELPEIMGKFDPEKAKALGLKPGPKYRELQSGRSVMSDLQSIMVHPSDVMDPSVPGPIVLLVDCPTESHVQELLSLESLNNYYVDFSGNPTQSGKTVNCIIHLSPASVTSSPTYQKWMKKFGSAQHIMAGHEMKNVEIPILKSSARIAARLNYLCPQFFPAPGFWSLTHLNNSRPDSILSGEGCVSKLCENTSAENLLKFTLRPHAHLGFDKSNIPSLMAPSEIINELLTEIPEIVDAAQQVRKFWSGPGGLEADMNAIQGNKIFTEEPWLEENTLPSCLENIRRDDLEVVLLGTGSSQPSKYRNVTSIYINLFSKGSLLLDCGEGTLGQLKRRYGVEGADNAVRNLRCIWISHIHADHHTGLARILALRRDLLKGMTHEPVLVVGPWQLKKFLDAYQRLEDLDMQFIDCRSTTEASWVAFEDDSESKKDDMSLGSPNNFAEMKNPTLNTESNLFARGNRMQSYWKRPGSPVYNGMVFPSLKRLKEMLSEAGLEALISFPVVHCPQAFGIALKAAERINTVGKVIPGWKIVYSGDTRPCPELVEASRGATILVHEATFEDALVEEAIARNHSTTEEAIEVGNSAGAYRIILTHFSQRYPKIPVFDETHMHKTCIAFDMMSVNIADLPVLPRVLPYLKMLFRNEMVVDESDDAVDAASAVAN